The Chiloscyllium punctatum isolate Juve2018m chromosome 30, sChiPun1.3, whole genome shotgun sequence genome includes a region encoding these proteins:
- the LOC140455209 gene encoding uncharacterized protein isoform X2, with translation MKIYFVLVFAFTQHYLSESEEQINMNAQLGSDVTFPGPKVQTGHTSLKWLYTNGKSILILAFINVNDRRIGQPSNPYKNRITYNADTLSFMLKNIKATDEGTYTLREAAHGSIINVKLIINITVEIEVYEGSDVKIPGPENPEKYTLTIWTFSRLLNTINIVEFYGSPDVPKGFVTSEYKDRIITDARTLSFVLQKVRMTDFGTYKLHNVDAQEILKHVELIVIQQQNPNPNKPQISSNSSLGNTIIALTCSVPVKVLTIEWLAFGKAIHDVRYRLVNNNRTLIIDMAEESDSGTYTCIVYSEHGKTSSFYQLRIECECVKFSL, from the exons AGCAAATCAACATGAATGCTCAATTAGGGAGTGATGTTACATTTCCTGGACCAAAAGTCCAGACAGGACATACTTCCTTGAAATGGCTTTACACTAATGGCAAGAGTATTTTAATTTTGGCGTTTATTAATGTGAATGATCGACGCATTGGTCAGCCATCAAACCCGTACAAAAACCGAATTACGTATAATGCAGACACTCTGTCCTTCATGctgaagaatataaaggcaacaGATGAAGGAACTTACACATTAAGGGAAGCTGCACATGGCTCAATCATCAATGTGAAGCTCATCATTAACA TTACAGTTGAAATAGAGGTGTATGAAGGAAGCGATGTTAAAATCCCTGGACCAGAAAATCCTGAGAAATATACTTTGACGATTTGGACCTTCTCTCGACTCTTGAATACAATAAACATTGTTGAATTTTATGGATCGCCCGATGTACCCAAAGGTTTTGTCACATCTGAATATAAAGACCGAATTATCACAGATGCACGTACTCTTTCCTTTGTATTACAGAAAGTAAGGATGACAGACTTTGGGACCTACAAATTACACAACGTGGATGCACAGGAAATCTTAAAACATGTGGAGCTCATTGTGATCCAACAACAAA ATCCTAATCCAAACAAGCCTCAGATATCGAGCAATTCCAGCCTGGGAAATACTATTATTGCTTTGACCTGTTCAGTGCCAGTGAAAGTCCTGACTATCGAGTGGCTTGCATTTGGAAAAGCCATTCATGATGTGCGATACAGATTAGTCAATAATAACAGGACTTTGATCATTGACATGGCAGAAGAATCAGATTCCGGCACTTACACCTGTATTGTATACAGTGAACATGGCAAAACCAGCAGCTTTTACCAGCTGAGAatcgagtgtgagtgtgtcaagtTTTCTCTTTAA